In the genome of Leptospiraceae bacterium, the window TTTGAACTTTTGATCTTGTGGTTACTGCGGCTCTGGGGTTTTCAATGATCAAATCTGACTTTGGAATAGATTGGCAGATCAAAATGTAATTTTCTTTTAGACTTTCTTCATCTAAAACAAAAGTCTTGTCTGTAAGTTCTTTCACTTGACCTTCTATTAGTTTAGAAGCACAAGTGGTGCAGCTTCCTACTCTACAACGATGAGGAAAAGCTATCCCCTGATCTAAAAGGGATTGCAAGATGGTTTTCTCTGAGTCTATGGTTAGGGTCAAATTCAAAGGAAGTATTGTTAATCGAAATATTTTTTCTTTCTTCTGGAAGAGATTTTTCAACACTGGCTTTTTCCGCTAAGCAAAGTTGGGATTTGGTTTGGACATTTCAGAGATCAATTCTATCTCCTCTGGACTTGCAAAATGCTTATCCCATTCTTCCAATTTTGGTTTTATAATACGAAACCACAAGGGTGGTATTAATGATAAATAAATCGTTGTCAAATAGCCATAAGGCATCTCTGGAGCCTTAGGATAAGGCTCAAGCTCCCAAAAGGGTAAATCTCCTTTTTCGTGATGAGCGGAATGACGAGTTAAAGAAAACAAGATGTAAAATGAGATACGTCGGTTGGTATTCCATGAATGTTTTGGCTCTACAGGAGAATTTTCTACCCTTACAAGTCCATAATGTTCAATGTAGTTAACTATCTCAAGTAAAGCCCTCGCCCAAAAAGCTTGCAATAAAAAGAGAGTAGCCCCTTTCCATCCACCAAAAACCATAAAAAAAATCAATACAGAAAAGCTCATTAAATGTCCACGAAGGACCTGATTATGAAAACTCAAAACAGGTTTTTTGATTTTTTTCAAACGTTGAGCCTCAAAATCCCAAGAATTTTTGATGCTTCCAAACCAAGATCGAAAAATGAAGTGATAAACATTTTCCCCTCTTCTTGCTGTAGCGGGGTCTTTTTTAGTACCCACATTTTCATGATGTCCATATACATGTTCGATAGAAAAATCCGTGGACATTGAAAGTGCTAAGATCCACCTTCCCCATATTTTAGAAAACCTATTCCAAGTTCGATGGGTTAGTTCATGAGCTACGTTAATACCATAACCACCTGTTAGATAACCAGTAAAATGGACAAGTCCCATCAAATGATACCACTTCGTATCCTGTCGTATTTCAAAAACTGGGATTTCAAAAACTTCAATCACCAAACTCCCCAAAAACAAAAGGTCCTGATCACCTGACTGAGAAAACCAAAGTAAAATCAAAAGCCCCATTACTCCAATCGGAAGTGCTAAATACAATGGAAGATTTAAAAGAAATACGTATTGATACTTTGGTTTGGATAAGTCATTTCCACTTATGCTGTCGCCCACAATCATGATTATTGTAATTATAAGGCTTGGCACCCATAACCACCAACCACCGAAAAAAACAATCGGAAACAATGACAAAAAAAGTAAAGGTGTAATGTAAAACCTAAAATACTTCCACATAAAACACCTATGAAAGTAAAAATATCATACTATCAATCATATAGCAATTATCAAAAAAAGCAAGAACAATAACATGAACATAGTTCCGAACTTATTGATAATTTTTCCAGTTCTAGTTTTTCTGATTAAAAAGTTGAGATAACCTTCTTTTATTTTTTATTCTTTTTGTTTATGAACTTTAGAAAGTCTGAGGCTGTTTTGAACAGAACTTTGTAATCTTTTCCCACACGAGAACATGAAGAAGGATCATATTCTCTGCATATTTTAGGACGTTTTTCGTAAATACTACACAAGCCATTCGGAAGCAGATTTTCGCAAGGTGTTTTTACAAGTAACTGCCATTGATCGTTGTGATCGAGATAAACTTCAATATTTCGATGATATAAATACCAAAGATAATTCTCGATAGTTTCTTCATTATCAGGAGGATCTAACGGAACGGTGATATACATACAACAACCATGGCATAAAATACATTTTTCTTGGGACGTTAGGCTTTTTTCTTCTTTTCGTGAAAACTTAGGGAAATATAGTTCAATCTCGGGAACAGCTCTTGCTTCTATTTGGTTTGACTTAACTCCATTTCGTTTTTGAAATTTCATAACACCTCAGAGCATGAAATCGTTTACTTGTAAATAGAATTTTTCCGAAATGGATTAAGGATGAAACACCGAATAATCATTTTTAGTATTTTGTTATTGACTTTAATAAAAAATATCGAAGCCATCGGAACCTATGCAGAGGGAAGAGCAATCGTAAAAGTAATCCAACT includes:
- a CDS encoding alkane 1-monooxygenase; the protein is MWKYFRFYITPLLFLSLFPIVFFGGWWLWVPSLIITIIMIVGDSISGNDLSKPKYQYVFLLNLPLYLALPIGVMGLLILLWFSQSGDQDLLFLGSLVIEVFEIPVFEIRQDTKWYHLMGLVHFTGYLTGGYGINVAHELTHRTWNRFSKIWGRWILALSMSTDFSIEHVYGHHENVGTKKDPATARRGENVYHFIFRSWFGSIKNSWDFEAQRLKKIKKPVLSFHNQVLRGHLMSFSVLIFFMVFGGWKGATLFLLQAFWARALLEIVNYIEHYGLVRVENSPVEPKHSWNTNRRISFYILFSLTRHSAHHEKGDLPFWELEPYPKAPEMPYGYLTTIYLSLIPPLWFRIIKPKLEEWDKHFASPEEIELISEMSKPNPNFA
- a CDS encoding 2Fe-2S iron-sulfur cluster-binding protein, which gives rise to MLKNLFQKKEKIFRLTILPLNLTLTIDSEKTILQSLLDQGIAFPHRCRVGSCTTCASKLIEGQVKELTDKTFVLDEESLKENYILICQSIPKSDLIIENPRAAVTTRSKVQN
- a CDS encoding YkgJ family cysteine cluster protein — its product is MKFQKRNGVKSNQIEARAVPEIELYFPKFSRKEEKSLTSQEKCILCHGCCMYITVPLDPPDNEETIENYLWYLYHRNIEVYLDHNDQWQLLVKTPCENLLPNGLCSIYEKRPKICREYDPSSCSRVGKDYKVLFKTASDFLKFINKKNKK